The DNA window CGCCGCGCTGTCCGATAAGGATGGCCAGCCCCTGACCGATGAGGAATGGGCAAAGGTGAAGCTTGTTGATCCGTTCAAAATGCCGGTCACTATCCGACTGGATGCCGATGTGGTGGAGTGGTTCAAAGCCCAAGGCCAACGAGGCTACCAAACCCGCATGAACAGCGTTTTGCGGCGCTACATGGAAGCTAACCGGAAGGTTGGATAGGCCGACCCAAACGAAACAAAGAGGGGCGCAATCGGCAGACTTTGCGCTGCCGTTCTTTGCGCCCTCGTGTAGCTCCGTGTGAGAGAGCCCAAACAAAAAGGGCGCGACCTTGTCAGTCGCGCCAAAGCCCGCTTGGAGGGGCTGTCAGGGCGCGCGGATCGTCGCGATAGCCTAGACTTACGGCGAGCGCCAAGCCGAAGTCGGTTAGGCGGGGCGGGCGTCTTTTCGAGCTGTCTCAGTGTTTGGTTTTGATGGCTTGGAAGCCGCCAAGAATTTCCGCGCGGACCGGTGCATGGAGCTCGACGGAATCGAGATCCGTCTCACCCAGCCATAAGTAATCGGTATGTTCAGGGCTCAGTTTGATATCAACGCTCAACGGCTCGGCCAAAAACGTAATTCCAATCAGCTGCACGTCTTCACTTTGAATGAAGTCCCAAGCGGCAAGTGGCTGGTAGACCTTCACCTCAATCCCGAGTTCTTCCCTGACCTCGCGACATAAGGCCTCAATCAGCGGTTCGCCGATCTCGACTTTGCCGCCGGGAATTTCCCACAAGCTGAATTGCTTGTCTGCTTGCGAGGCTTCCTTTTTGACCAGAAGGCACTTGTCATTGTCGATAATGACGGCCTTGACGGCAACCCGCTGCTGCACACCGAGCCCTTTCCGTTGATCGAAAATACTGGTGCCCTCGTCGTTGCTCCCGGCCGCATGAAGCACGTGGTGGCCGGACTGGGCGCGCTCGGCCAGTGAACCACATATCCTGAGGCGCGCAATGTATTTCGCGCGCTGGCCGGAAGCCGTTTCGCGGCGGTCACGGCAATATGGAACCTCGGGCCGAAAGAGGCGCCGCCACAAGTATCGGGCTCCGTGTGAGAGAGCCCAAACAAAAAGGGCGCGACCTTTTCAGTCGCGCCCAGTGTTCCGCTTGGAGGTGCTGTCAGGCCGCGCGGATGGTCGCCAGGAACCTCGTCATTTCGGTGGAGAGGGCTTGCGACTGGGAGGAGAGGTCGCCGGCCAGTTCGTTGACGCGGCTGGCCGCGTCGCCGATGTGCTGGGTGGTGGCGGCGACCGTGGAGATGTTGGCGGTGACTTCCGCCGTGCCGGCCGACGCCTGGGTGACGTTGCGGACGATCTCGTGGGTGGCGGCGCCCTGCTGTTCGACGGCGGCGGCGATGGCTGAGGAATAGTCGCTCATCGACTGGATGGTGCCGGCGATCGAGCTGATGGCCGTCACCGCCTGGTTGGTCGACGACTGGATGGCGCCGATCTGGTCGGAGATGTCGGCGGTGGCCTTGGCGGTTTGGGTTGCCAGTTCCTTCACCTCGGCGGCGACGACGGCAAAGCCGCGCCCGGCTTCACCGGCCCGCGCCGCCTCGATGGTGGCGTTGAGCGCCAGAAGGTTGGTCTGGGCGGCGATGTTGGAGATGAAGGCGATGATGTCGTTGATCTTGCCGGCGGCGTGCGACAACTGCTGGACGATGCCGGCGGTGCTGTTGGCCTCGGAGACGGCGGTCTGGGAGATCTCCACCGACTGCACCACCTGACGGCCGATCTCGCTGACCGAGCTCGACAGCTCCTCGGCGGAGGCCGAGACGACGGCGACGTTGGCGGAGGCCTGCTCGGCGGCGGCGGCCACCGTGTTGGAGCGTTCGGCCGTATCCTCGACGCTGGAGGCCAGATCCTTGGCGGACAGGCTCAGCGTTTCCGACGCTTGGCCGACGGCGCTGACGATGCCGCCGACGGTCTGTTCGAACATGTCGGCGAGGCGGGCCATTTCCCGCTGGCGGTCTGCCTTGCGGGTGGCCTCGTCGCGGGTGGCTTCTTCTTCCATGGCGCGGTTGCGCAGCAGGGAATCCTTGAACACATGCACCGAGGCGGCCATGGCGCCGATCTCGTCGCGGTTGCCGACGCCGGGAATGGCGGTGTCGAGGTCGCCCTCGGCGATGCGGCCGATGGCGACGGTCATGTTGGACAGCGGGCGGATGACGCGCTTGCGCACCACCCAGAGCACGACGGCCGAGCCGAGCAGCGCGGCCAGCAGCGA is part of the Pleomorphomonas sp. PLEO genome and encodes:
- a CDS encoding BrnA antitoxin family protein produces the protein MASSKQVNIVKIGDALYESLPDGILKPLNGNSDWARVDAMTEEQVEAAALSDKDGQPLTDEEWAKVKLVDPFKMPVTIRLDADVVEWFKAQGQRGYQTRMNSVLRRYMEANRKVG
- a CDS encoding NUDIX domain-containing protein, whose amino-acid sequence is MWRRLFRPEVPYCRDRRETASGQRAKYIARLRICGSLAERAQSGHHVLHAAGSNDEGTSIFDQRKGLGVQQRVAVKAVIIDNDKCLLVKKEASQADKQFSLWEIPGGKVEIGEPLIEALCREVREELGIEVKVYQPLAAWDFIQSEDVQLIGITFLAEPLSVDIKLSPEHTDYLWLGETDLDSVELHAPVRAEILGGFQAIKTKH
- a CDS encoding methyl-accepting chemotaxis protein, giving the protein MSLSRLLSASILFIALIAFAIATSAALRQYSALSAAEQGAARLTTLRAVSDIPNRMNGERGLTTLLAQSKSPEDVKASTDFTALRGKSDEAMAKARAAVDAAKADGLDGAEALDQAMTGIEALFKDARALGDGKLALSVDQRGDAVKAITEKFTAVNTAANAVMATQTRLLSQSSGGAFRWASIASTVWDLRNYGGRYAGMLQTVVAAAKPVTAEQMVDLALLQGPTDQVWSTLAALGSLDDTPAAFKAALADTKSGYVDYFAGIKAEVTPGFADGKFPYDGAGYRGRTVAMWDKVIALRDAAFDAAGDALDASIAASRSNLWVSLGSLLAALLGSAVVLWVVRKRVIRPLSNMTVAIGRIAEGDLDTAIPGVGNRDEIGAMAASVHVFKDSLLRNRAMEEEATRDEATRKADRQREMARLADMFEQTVGGIVSAVGQASETLSLSAKDLASSVEDTAERSNTVAAAAEQASANVAVVSASAEELSSSVSEIGRQVVQSVEISQTAVSEANSTAGIVQQLSHAAGKINDIIAFISNIAAQTNLLALNATIEAARAGEAGRGFAVVAAEVKELATQTAKATADISDQIGAIQSSTNQAVTAISSIAGTIQSMSDYSSAIAAAVEQQGAATHEIVRNVTQASAGTAEVTANISTVAATTQHIGDAASRVNELAGDLSSQSQALSTEMTRFLATIRAA